The following is a genomic window from Photobacterium toruni.
TTGATTGTCGATATTCACAATTGTTGCATCAGTTAATGTGGTTGTGAAGTAATGCTCTTGCTTACCTTCAACAGAAGTGCGGTACCACTTAAGTTCAACCGTTGGCAGCATTTCACCAGAAGCCAATGAGTTATACATTAGCGGTACGGCTTTGTTCAATGCCACGGTGAATTTGAAAGGCTTATGGACACGCTGACCAGCAGGTTGACCTGATTGTGGATCAGTTGGCACGGTTACAATGTGCTTAAACTCTTGCACCAGCATCTGGTCTTCATGACCTTCAACATAAATGTTACCGACAGAATCAGCGGTAAATGAACCCGCAGTGATGTTGCCCTGAGTGCGACCTTGGATAGAAATATAACAAGGAGTTGGCATTGTAATGTCCTAGTTTAATTAGAAAAACGTAGAGATAACTACGAAAACGCATCTAATTAAGCAGGTTTTATGCCAATCATTAAGCTATTGATATTAATGTGATTTTAAATACTCTCATCAGAATCAAGCAGGTTATTGCCTAAGTTAAGCAAGAACTTGCCCACTGAGCGATAATTTGCCCGTAAAAATATATTTGTTGAATGTTAAATAATCTAAATATTCCGACTGATAGATAATTATAAATTACGTTAATTGAATATGAATGAGCATGTTATCTAAATGATGATGGCACTAATATTTTTAGGGTATACTCCAATGAAACCAGTCCACTTTAGCTCTCACCCCGCATTGTATCATTAAAGAAACCATCTATAATAAACCGATTAAAGAAACCAACTTAAATTGAACCAATAGGTGATGATAATGCTGATCCGTGCTTACCTTCGTGCCTCAACTACCGAGCAAGATGCCCAACGGGCAAAAGAAGAACTCAAAGCTTTTGGGGTGAAGTTTAATCATCGTATTGCGGGTTATTACATCGAGAACCAATCTGGTATCAAACTTGAACGTCCAGAACTCAACAAGTTGATCGAAGATAGTGAAACCGGTGATGTGTTGCTGATTGAAAAGATGGACCGTCTAACACGTTTACCCTGGGGAGAATGGAAAACCTTAAAAGCACGCATTATGGCCAAAGGTTTAGTGATAGTCGTAGCCGATCAATCGATGACTCATACCGTGTTCAGTTCTGGCGAGCAAAACAGCATTACTCTGGCCTTAACTGAATTTATGTTGGATTTAGGCGCGGCCATGGCCCGTGATGATTATGAAACCCGTCATAAGCGTCAAGCACAGGGTATTGAGAAAGCCAAAGCTGCTGGTAAATATCGTGGCCGCCAACCTAATTTAGCCTTACATCAGGATATTTTAGATCAACTCACATTAGGTCGTAGTTATTCGCAGATTCAAGAGAAGTTAGGCTGTAGCCGGGCGACAATTGCGAAGGTAGTAAAGATTGATTTTTAAATGACTTTTTTCGTTATGGAAATACGACAAACATAAGCATGAATTAGACTAAGTCAGACCCCACCAATATAATGGTGGTTTGACACCGAATGAATCAGCATGCAGATTTAATAATGAATACAAACCTGTGGCCAATTTTACTTGACCACTACAGTTTTCTTGGTAAGGGCTTTGTAATACTAATAAGTAGTTAAAAGTAAATTACTTATACCTAAGTCATTGATGTTTAATCAACACAAAACTAAAAATTCACGATAACTTGTTTCTTGGTACTTACTTAAATTTAGCATGAGTTGCGCAATCAACTTCGACAAGTTTCACTTCGTTACAAAACCTTGAAGTTTCACCTATGCCACTCCAAAATTTTTCATAATGCCTTTCACCTGAAAAAGGGTTAGTTATGGCAATAATCGATTCTCCATTCCATGTGCTTGGTAAACCTGAAGGAACGTAACATTTATTAGGGCTCAGAGTTTGCTTAAATCTACTCTTATTCACTATCTCTGACGCCCCTCCTCCATACCATTTGCATAATACAAGAAAATCCAATGGTTGGTTTGCTGGGAGGGCATAAGTTGGAGAGAGAGATGCAAATAATGGACTTTTTTCACCATTTACAGCATAAACAATATATGAACCCCACTTATTAATGTTACCTGCAATTTCAACCCGAGCGAAATTACCAGACTGCAAATCAACAGGAAGACCGTCAAATGTCGTATTATCAGCACAACCAGACAGAACTACTGTAGCCAGAATCGTAACCGCAAAATTTTTTAGTTTATTATTCAATTTATTTTCTCTGATTATATGTAACTTTACTAATCCATAAAGCTATCCATGCCACTTCAGGTTTATTTGTTTTAAACCTTTAACTAGAGCTAATATTTCTTTTTGATGTAGTTTAAGATTAACAACCTACAAATAAAATCACCAATAAGCATAAGAAACCTATAGCCTAATCCAAATTGGCATATTAGTTTACAATATAATACAAACTGTTGTATATGATTTAAGGAGGATTAATTGTAAAGGTAGAAGGCCCTTATACAAAGAGGAGTTGAGGTATATCCTTTTTATTATGTTTCGTATGCTTTGAATTATTGTGTGCTAAATATACCGAGTGCATATTTGGTCATCAACACCAAAAGTACACAAAATAAGTGGTATTTATCTGTATGCAGTAGGGCATGATTAAAAGCATACGGTATTTTAAGGGAATACGGGCTAGGGGCGTTTATTGTGTTGAAGTGGTGATTTGTGAATTAGGTAACATGGTTAACAAAATAACAATGTGGGTTTACCTCTGTTTTCACTTAGGGAAACCCATTAAAACACCGGCTATTCTGTTCGTTTTGAATGAATAGCGATCACGTAGTGCGGGATAGATGCATACTGTTAAATAGGGCCGTTTTTAGTGAAAATTAATATAGGTGTCGAGTGCATGGGCTTTTCTAAATCTATTCTGCTCGTTTCATGTAGCAGAGTGGCAAAATAGTTAGCTGAAAGTGGTTGAGTGAGGATATATTTCAACGATTAATGATTTGTTTATTGTAGGAAATAATGAAGAAATTATTAATCTTCATTTTCAATGATGCTTTTCTTAATAGCAAGCAATGTTCAAATAATAGCGAGACGATAAAAATGAGCCAACAACATACTCTTACATTGGGTGATGTGAAATTTTATGTAAGTACGGGCATGATAGAAAAATATACGACCATTTATAAAAACATTGTTATACCTGATGATTTTGACGGTATCTCTGTAACTTCTATCGGGTCTTATGCGTTTTCTAATAATAAGGTAACGAGCACCATCCCTAACTACATTGCTTTTATTGGGTCTTATGCGTTGCCTAATAATTACTTAACAAGTGTGACCATCCCTAATTCCGTTACTTCTATCGGGTTGGAGGCGTTTTCTTTTAATGCATTAACAAGCGTGACCATCCCTAACTCCGTTACTTCTATCGGGGATGGGGCGTTTTCTAATAATTGCTTAACAAGTGTGACCATCCTTAACTCTGTGACTTCTATCGGGTCTTATGCGTTTTCTTATAATGCCTTAACAAGCGTGACCATCCCTAACTCCGTTACTTCTATCGGGGATGGGGCGTTTTCTTTTAATCGCTTAACAAGTGTGACCATCCCTAACTCGGTGACTGAAATAGGGAAACATGCGTTTTTTAGTAATTACTTAACAAGCGTGACCATCCCTAATTCCGTTACTTCTATCGGGTTGGAGGCGTTTTCTAATAATCACTTAACAAGCGTGACCATCCCTAACTCCGTCACTTCTATCGAGAGTGGTGCGTTTTTTAATAATTACTTAACAAGTGTGACCATCCCTAACTCCATTACTTCTATCGGGTCTTATGCGTTTTCTAATAATTATTCAACAAGCGTGACTATCCCTAACATTTCTATCGGGTCTGATCCGTTTTATAATAATGACTTAACAAGCGTGACCATCCCTAACTCCGTTACTTTTAATCGCTTAACAAGCGTGACCATCCCTAACTCAGTTATTTCTATTGGGGATGATGCGTTTTCTAATAATCACTTAACAAGCGTGACCATCCCTAATTCGGTGACTAAAATAGGGAAACGTGCGTTTTCTAATAATCACTTAACAAGCGTGACCATCCCTAACTCCGTTACTTCTATCGGGGATGATGCGTTTGATGGATACGTAATAATTACAAGAATTTAATTCCTCTGAATTAAACATAACACCCGCTATATAAATTTAAGAAAGGTAGCTATTGGCAGCCTTTGTTGTATCTGGACGTTACCGCGTATCTGTCGGATCGCATTAGATGGATACTGTTAAATACAGCTGTTTTTAGAGAAAAGTCATGCTAGGTGTCGAGTGATAGGTCTTTATGGTCTTAAAATCGATTCTAGGGACGATTTGACGGATGTTTTGGTTGCATCAGATTGATCAGTGATTTATGGCGAGATTGATTGATAAAAATAGGCAGATTTATTTTAAATCTAAGACATAAGGTCGCTTAGGCGGCCTTTGTTGTATCTAGTTGTTACGTGGTTTCGTCTCTGTCTCAGATCACATAAGATGCATACTGTTAAATACAAATGATTAAAATGAATTATAGTATTTACTCCATAGTAATTATTGATGTTTAGGTTATTTAATCTTATTAAACAATAAGATAACCAATAGAGATAGTTTTTACCTATCAAATGAATATCATCGATCGGTATAAACATGGTTTTTTTTAAAGTGTATTGTAAGCCTTGTAGTTCGTTTTTTTTTGTTAACCTACAACTAGGGTTGAAAGTGTTTATTTGAATCAATAGAGGCTTTTATGGTTTCAAATAGAGCTATAGATGAGGTGATTAAGATGTTTTTATTTTAAGACGGTATCGCTTTTAATTTATCTTCCTCTGTTCGCGATGCATATTGAATTTCAAAGTTTAATAGATAACAATTCATCTGTTAGCTGTGGTGGCTAACTCAAAAATTATAGATTTATTAGCTGTGGTGGCTAACTAATCGATGTTGAAATGCATCAACAAAAGACCTCGCTTTTATGATTTTAAGCGGGGTTTTTTTGTGCTTTAATTTTATTAGTGGTTATGTTTTGCGCATCAATAAGTTAATGATATAATACCTGTGTACCTAACCAGTACATATTGAGTTTAACCAACTCGAATAAAATTAAAATCAAAGGTATAAATTATGCTTAAATTAACAAATAGCTATACCCCTGCCGTATCTCGCCAGAAAATGTATGATCTCTTTGTAGATACTCCATGCTTATATCAAATTGCGCTTAATCTAAATGATACAGATATAATTGTATTAGCTGCTTTATGCGATGGTAAATCAGTAACAAACTCTGATTATTATATTGGTGCTGATTACTCGATGATAAGATTATCTGCAATAATTGGTCGATTGCGACGTAATTTTCCTATTTCTGCAATTGAAATTAATTGTTTAAATGAAATCAAAAAGCCAGTAAAGCGCAATAAGTACATTATAACTAAAGATAGTTTGGCTGATTTACTTAGTGATCCTTTAAAGGTTTTATCTGAATGTGAATGTTTAGCATCAAATAAGAAAGATACTAGAGAGAAGCAAGATATAACTCGGTTTATAAGACGTCATGGTGAAGCTACTGCGTTTAAACATTTCTTCAAGCAAGCGTATAGCCATAAATCATTAACATCTGAGCAATTAGATTCGTTGTTTGGAAAAATTGATGAAATGATTAGTTAATAATTAAGTTTGATATGAAATGACCGTCCATCGAGGCGGTCTTTTTGTATCTAGAAATGACAGCGTATCTGGTGTTTTCTTTCCTTTGAAAGCTATTGTATATGGTATGATTTTACCGTGTTTACTTCTTGAAAATATTAACAAATGAGTATTGAATTTTTAGATAGTGATTTTGATAAAGTTTCTTATTTAGCCTCTTTAATTAAAACATCAGTTACAGGTGGTAATATTAAAGATCCTACAGATAATGCAGACTTTAAAACTTTAAGATTAGAGTTATTGAAAGATAATTTTTTGGTTCAATACCTACCATCTTGGTTAAAAATATCCCGTGATTTATCAGGTGTTTGGGACTATATACAACCTAAGTTTCCTAGTTATAGGGAGAGGAGAGGTTTTATAGATAAAGAATTTTCAGATGTATTATCTTATTTAGAATTTAGTACTAAAGACGCTAGTATTGATTTGCTTAATAAAAAGATGCAATCAACTTTTTCCCCTACCAAAGACAATGTTCAAGAATTAAAACCTCCTATGAATACTCAAGAAACACAAAAAATAAGTAATAAAGTTTTTATTGTTCATGGAAGGGATAACGAGGTTAAGCAGGAAGTAGCGAGGTTTATTGATAGTGTAGGTTTAGAAGCAATTATTCTACATGAACAAGCTAATAGGGGGATGACAATTATTGATAAAATTGACCATTACTCAAATGATGTTGGATTTGCTTTAGTTCTCTATACTCCTTGTGATTTAGGTAAAAGTGTTTCTGAGCACGAAAATGGAATCTTAGCAAAAAAAAGAGCACGTCAAAATGTTGTTTTTGAACATGGTTATTTAATGGCTAAGTTAGGTAAAGATAAGGTAGCTGCGTTAGTAAAGGATGATGATATAGAAAAGCCTAATGATATAGCTGGGGTTGTTTATATTTCATTAGATAAGGCTGGAGCATGGAAGTTAGATATAATGAAAGAATTAGAATGTGCGGGCTATAAGGTGAAGTAAATATTAGTTAGTACGCATAAATAGATTAACTGTTAAATGACCGCCCATCGAGGCGGTTTTTTGGTATTTGTAGGTTAGTTTGTGATTTGTTATAGTTTAACTACAATGTAGTTACGGTGTAATTATGAGTTATCTACAATTTGAGTGGGATCCGAATAAAGCGGAAAGTAATATTCGAAAGCATGGCATTACTTTTATAGAGGCTGAATCAGTTTTTAGTGATGAATGTG
Proteins encoded in this region:
- a CDS encoding Hcp family type VI secretion system effector, with the translated sequence MPTPCYISIQGRTQGNITAGSFTADSVGNIYVEGHEDQMLVQEFKHIVTVPTDPQSGQPAGQRVHKPFKFTVALNKAVPLMYNSLASGEMLPTVELKWYRTSVEGKQEHYFTTTLTDATIVNIDNQMPHCQDSTKADFTQLIEISMAYRKINWDHTVSGTSGADDWRAPLEA
- a CDS encoding recombinase family protein — translated: MLIRAYLRASTTEQDAQRAKEELKAFGVKFNHRIAGYYIENQSGIKLERPELNKLIEDSETGDVLLIEKMDRLTRLPWGEWKTLKARIMAKGLVIVVADQSMTHTVFSSGEQNSITLALTEFMLDLGAAMARDDYETRHKRQAQGIEKAKAAGKYRGRQPNLALHQDILDQLTLGRSYSQIQEKLGCSRATIAKVVKIDF
- a CDS encoding leucine-rich repeat domain-containing protein, with translation MKKLLIFIFNDAFLNSKQCSNNSETIKMSQQHTLTLGDVKFYVSTGMIEKYTTIYKNIVIPDDFDGISVTSIGSYAFSNNKVTSTIPNYIAFIGSYALPNNYLTSVTIPNSVTSIGLEAFSFNALTSVTIPNSVTSIGDGAFSNNCLTSVTILNSVTSIGSYAFSYNALTSVTIPNSVTSIGDGAFSFNRLTSVTIPNSVTEIGKHAFFSNYLTSVTIPNSVTSIGLEAFSNNHLTSVTIPNSVTSIESGAFFNNYLTSVTIPNSITSIGSYAFSNNYSTSVTIPNISIGSDPFYNNDLTSVTIPNSVTFNRLTSVTIPNSVISIGDDAFSNNHLTSVTIPNSVTKIGKRAFSNNHLTSVTIPNSVTSIGDDAFDGYVIITRI
- a CDS encoding TIR domain-containing protein, which codes for MSIEFLDSDFDKVSYLASLIKTSVTGGNIKDPTDNADFKTLRLELLKDNFLVQYLPSWLKISRDLSGVWDYIQPKFPSYRERRGFIDKEFSDVLSYLEFSTKDASIDLLNKKMQSTFSPTKDNVQELKPPMNTQETQKISNKVFIVHGRDNEVKQEVARFIDSVGLEAIILHEQANRGMTIIDKIDHYSNDVGFALVLYTPCDLGKSVSEHENGILAKKRARQNVVFEHGYLMAKLGKDKVAALVKDDDIEKPNDIAGVVYISLDKAGAWKLDIMKELECAGYKVK